From Glycine soja cultivar W05 chromosome 4, ASM419377v2, whole genome shotgun sequence, the proteins below share one genomic window:
- the LOC114408883 gene encoding protein GLUTAMINE DUMPER 5-like has translation MRTIPTTTTTPIAPAATTISPYSQHSTWHSPVPYLFGGLAAMLGLIAFALLILACSYWKLSGQLLNEENAERDLESVAGEKQGDSANKDSVKVYEEKILVIMAGDDKPTFLATPKASSVTRCVPNHFEENLENHVTSEKLEKNPVQQPTSPQPQETTQQQSLPRQ, from the coding sequence ATGAGAACCATCCCCACCACAACAACAACTCCAATAGCACCCGCAGCCACCACCATAAGTCCTTATTCTCAGCACTCGACGTGGCACTCTCCGGTTCCGTATCTGTTTGGAGGACTGGCTGCGATGCTCGGTCTCATAGCCTTTGCTCTCTTGATCTTAGCCTGCTCCTACTGGAAACTTTCCGGCCAGTTACTGAACGAAGAAAACGCCGAAAGGGACTTGGAAAGTGTTGCTGGTGAGAAACAGGGTGACTCTGCAAACAAGGACTCTGTTAAGGTGTACGAGGAGAAGATTCTCGTCATTATGGCCGGAGATGACAAACCCACATTCTTGGCCACCCCGAAAGCCTCCTCTGTTACTCGCTGTGTTCCCAACCATTTTGAGGAAAACCTCGAAAACCATGTGACTTCTGAGAAATTAGAGAAAAACCCTGTTCAACAACCTACGTCTCCGCAACCACAAGAAACAACGCAACAACAGAGCCTGCCACGACAATAA